The nucleotide window CCAAGCGCCATGGAAGTCGAAGGGTCGTGATATGTCGTCAACGGATCGGTAAACTGGTGAAAGAGCGTCGAGGCTGCAGGAGGCAGATGTCGCACGCAGTTCAGTTCAGATCAGATGGATGCTCTAACAAGACATCTTGGCGCCGTCTCTAGACTGTCGCAAAAGGAAAGACGAAAAGAGGGACACACGCGTGGACCGCGACTTGGGGTGGCCAAAAGTACAGATGAAAAGCCCCTGGGAGGAAGCCACAGCTGGGAATTGGGTGATACCGTGAAGCGACCCCCAGATTCTGGACTGATAAGGTCGTGTCAGAACTTGGGCACGCGGCGGGCACTGGCCTGATCCCTGCTCCTCAGATCTCCACAAAACCCGTCCGAGACTTGACGACGACTCCAGCTTCCAGCTCTGTCCTTCTTTTAATCaacagagaagaaaagaagggttGTCCTGTCCTCGTGCTCTTTTCTCCTATTTTCAAGGTTGCACCACCCGACCCGACTCGTTCCCACCATCTGGATGTCTTTGGCGAATGGGCAAGCTCGGAGCACGCTGCAGAAGCGACCCCCGTTCCAGtttcaacaaccacaacgaaTCGCGGGGTCGAAAGTGGATTTCGCCGAGGCCACCATGAGGAGCTGCCTCGAAGCGGTCTGAGGGGCCGCCTCTCATCTTCAGCACTCCCACGGGCACCCACCTAGCGTCGTCGCCGGGCCGAAGCTGAAGttcgccatcatcaacacatacacacctcttctcctttcctCTGACATTCCTGTCTCTATCTTATCATCGTGCATCAGAGAATGTCGCCATCGCCAGATCTGGACCCAGATGTTGGCCTCATGACCGCACCGTGACCAGCTCAGGGTccttgatggaggggtaaGGTTACAGCGGGGCTCCTGCAAAACACCTGCACGCTGCGACCATGGGTGTTGGATCTTGTCCCGCGCGTCCACCGGCATGCTCTCACGAAGTCGAAATAGCCAGCTCTGATAGCCAGCGTCTGACTCGCCTAACAGTCGCCGACGGTGGGGACTGGAGCCGATGCCGCAAGAACAAAAGGGTCCGGCAGCGGCTTCTCTTCAGACATCTCCAAGGACAACAGACGCACGAAGgttcatcatcactctcatcaACAATATGACATTGTTCGGCAAGCTACGTCCTCTCCGAAGCAGGCAGGCCGCGCCATGGCTTGACGAACCCTGCATATCCGGGTACAGACAGCTACCTCAGCTTACTTATAAGGATGCCATCTGCTGTGCGAGTATTGGCAGCATGGCTCTAAGGCAAATATCCTTCCACGGTGTGGCTGACTACAGAGAAATAGAGAATGTCGCAGCTCGGAACCGCTTGTCATAGCCTGCCGGTATGGGGTCCGTCTTTTATATGCCCCACTCGGCGCCGGTTACCCCACACCATCGGCTCTGGTACCTCTTGCAGCCCCACTACCACCCGAACTCCAAAAAAGTTGTAAGTGGGGCTCCACAGCACAACTGAAGAGTTCTTAAGCCCTCACTTCGACTCCTTTTCTACAACACAACGCAGATGGTCTGCTGGCGTAATTGGAAGCGCGTCTGACTACGAATCAGGAGGTTCCAGGTTCGAGCCCTGGGTGGATCGAAGGGCAAAGGTTAAACATAACCTTTTTTCCGTTATCTATTTGTACCTGCATTAGAGTGGTCGAGTTGTATCTAATTCGAATCGAAATCACTTCTATTTTTTCACAAGCCTCTTTTCAAACAAAGCTGATATGGGAAGACAACATGGAAATCTCCAAAAACATATGGCTCTTTCGGTAGAGTGTGAGTCGAGATCTGGGGCTGAAAAATCCGATCCCAAGCGAGTCAATAAATGGCCAACCAGAACATCGGACAACGGCAGACTAGGAGAACGCTGCACCGGACCGTAGCAACCCCCACCATGAACTGGTGCGCTAACGCCTTTCCAGGACCCGTGATTGGCCAATGAGGAAAATTCCTGTCAAAGTCAATTGACCACACAGGGAACCCCGCAGCAGCttgtcaccaccgccctggAAATCCAAAAAGTTTTGGACGGCAGTATGGAAATGTGGCGGGGCAGCAAGCTTAATACAAAATTCTGCCCTCCCGGCCGCCGACCACAACTTTCTCTTctcgttttcttttgttatCCAGAAGAGCTGCCAAACTCCAGAGCATGACGACCGCTGCTTGAACGACGACGACTCTTCTGGTATCACTCAAAACCACTTCTTTCTCATCCCACTGCTGCCCTCTGACGGCACAAGagctctccacctccctgaACCCGagctccccaccatcccaggGACTCTCCTGTCTTTTCGCCGCGTCCTCCGTCCTCCGTTCTGGGTCAaaagtcatcatcatcctccttctcacaCATTCGCTCCCCAAttccttcccttcttcctcctaCGACCAAACAATCCCTCTTCTCAGACACGATGGAGGCCAAACTCTACGCCCCCGCCACGGCGCCCCTCACCTCTTCCGAGAAGCTCGTCACTCTTGAGCTTCAAGATGGTGTGGTCTACCAAGGCTACAGCTTTGGTGCCCCCAAGAGCATTGCCGGTGAACTGGTGTTCCAGACCGGCATGGTTGGATATCCCGAGTCGGTGACAGACCCATCCTACCGCGGCCAGATTCTGGTCATCACATTCCCGCTGGTCGGCAACTACGGCGTCCCCTCGAGGGAAACAATGTGCGAGCTTCTGAAGGATCTTCCTGCCCACTTCGAAAGCCACCAGATTCACATCGCCGGTCTCGTCGTAGCCACCTATGCTGGCGAAGACTACTCCCACTACCTCGCCACATCCTCATTGGGCGCATggctcaaggaggagggcatccCCGCCATGTATGGCGTTGACACCAGAGCGCTCACAAAGCGCATTCGTGAGGAGGGTAGCATGCTCGGTCGCATGCTGTTGCAAAACGACAGCCTCGCCGACCTGGCGGCTCTTAACAAGGCCGGCCAGGACTGGAGGCCATATTTCGAGCAACTCGAATGGGTTGATCCCAACAAGAAGAATCTCGTAGCGGAGGGTGAGTTTAGGAGAGACCTTAAGTCAGCCTCATGCTCACCATCTCTTAGTGtccatcaagaagcccaagctCTACAGCCCCCCATCGGCTTCGGCCCTCAAGCACTCTACCGGCCGGTCGATTCGTATCCTCTGTCTCGACGTCGGTATGAAGTACAACCAGCTCAGATGCTTCCTCAAGCGTGGCGTTGAGGTTCTCGTTTGCCCTTGGGACTACGATTTCTCCAAGGAGGAGTACGATGGTCTCTTCATCTCCAACGGTCCTGGTGATCCCGCTGTGATGAAGGATACTGTGAAGCACATCTCTGACGCCCTTGCTGAGAACAAAACGCCCATCTTTGGTATCTGCTTGGGACACCAGCTTCTTGCTCGCGCTTCTGGTGCGCAGACAGTCAAGCTGAAGTTCGGTAACCGCGGTCACAACATCCCCTGCACGAGCATGGTGACTGGCAAATGCCACATCACTTCCCAGAACCATGGTTATGCCGTTGACGCTGCTACCCTTCCCACTGGCTGGCAGGAGCTCTTCGTGAACGCCAACGACGGCAGCAACGAGGGTATCATGCACGTCGACAAGCCCCACTTCAGTGTTCAGTTTCATCCCGAGAGCACCCCCGGCCCTCGCGACACCGAGTTCCTCTTTGATGTCTTCATTCAGACCGTCGTCAAGGCGTCCGAGGACAACAGTGTGCTTCAGAAGCCTGTCCACTTTCCCGGCGGTACTGTCGAGGAGAACAACAAGCTGCACCCCCGTGTGTCGGTCAAGAAggttcttgttcttggcagTGGTGGTCTCAGCATTGGCCAGGCTGGCGAGTTCGACTACTCTGGCAGTCAGGCTATCAAGgcgttgaaggaggagggcatctACACcgtcctcatcaaccccaacattGCCACCATTCAGACCTCCAAGGGTCTTGCGGACAAGGTCTACTTCCTTCCCGTCAATGCTGAGTTTGTTCGCAAGGTCATCATTCACGAGAAGCCTGATGCCATCTACTGCACTTTCGGTGGCCAGACTGCTTTGTCGGTTGGTATCCAGCTCAAGGATGAGTTTGAGTCTCTTGGTGTCAAGGTTCTCGGTACCCccatcgacaccatcatcaccactgaGGATCGTGAGCTCTTTGCCCGCAGCATGGACTCCATCGGCGAGAAGTGCGCCAAGTCTGCCtcagccaacaacctcgaggAGGCTATGCACGTTGTCAAGGACATTGGCTTCCCCGTCATTGTTCGTGCGGCCTACGCCCTTGGTGGCCTTGGCAGTGGTTTTGCCAACAACGAAGATGAGCTTCGTGAGCTGTGCAGCAAGGCCTTTGCTGCTAGTCCTCAGGTTCTCATCGAGCGCAGTATGAAGGGCTGGAAGGAGGTCGAGTACGAAGTCGTTAGAGATTGCCAGGACAACTGCATCACTGTCTGCAACATGGAGAACTTTGATCCCCTTGGTATCCACACCGGTGATTCCATCGTTGTGGCTCCTTCTCAGACCCTCTCGGACGAGGACTACAACATGCTTCGCACCACCGCTGTCAACGTCATTCGCCACCTTGGTGTTGTGGGCGAGTGCAACATTCAATACGCCCTGAACCCCTTCTCCAAGGAGTACTGCATCATTGAAGTCAACGCCAGACTGTCGAGATCCTCTGCTCTCGCCTCCAAGGCTACCGGCTACCCCCTTGCCTTCATTGCTGCGAAGTTGGGTCTTGGTATCCCTCTCAAGGACATCAAGAACTCGGTCACCAAGGTCACCTGTGCCTGCTTCGAGCCGTCTCTTGACTATGTCGTGGTCAAGATGCCTCGTTGGGACTTAAAGAAGTTCAACCGTGTTTCCTCCCAGCTCGGCTCTTCCATGAAGAGTGTTGGTGAGGTCATGAGCATTGGTAGAACATTCGAAGAAGCGATCCAGAAGGCCATTCGCTCTATTGACTTCCACAACTTGGGTTTCAACAAGACCGAGAGCGCTTTGATCTCGCTGGATGACGAGTTGCAGACCCCCTCTGACCAGCGTCTGTTTGCCATTGCCAATGCCATGTACAATGGCTACTCGGTGAAACGCATCTGGGAGCTCACCCAGATCGACAAGTGGTTCCTCGACCGTCTCATGGGCTTGATTGACTATGCCAAGCACATGGAAGGTCTGAAGGGCCAGTCTCTCAACGCCAACACCCTGCTTCGCGCCAAGCAGCTCGGCTTCTCTGATCGCCAGATTGCAAACTTTGTCGGTTCTTCTGAACTGCTGGTCCGTGATGTGCGCACCAAGGCCGGAATCACCCCATTCGTGAAGCAGATCGACACTGTCGCCGCCGAGTTCCCCGCCTACACCAACTACCTCTACACCACCTACAATGCCAGCGAGCACGACATCGCCTTCAACGACCGCGGCGTCATGGTCCTTGGCTCTGGTGTTTACCGTATTGGCTCCTCAGTCGAGTTCGACTGGTGCTCAGTGAGAGCTATCCGCACATTGATGGAGTCGGGTATCAAGACAGTCATGATGAATTGTAAGTTTACACtttcctttctctctctcctttcccATATGTTTTGAGGCCTTTGGATTATGTTTCAAGGCCTTTGGGCTATATTTCAAGGCCTCTCGACTATCTCTGAAGGCGTCTCGgctatctttgaaggcctaTCGAcgatctttcaaggcctatCGATTTTCATTCGAGGCCTCTGGACTATCTTGGAAGACCTATTTTATGTTTTCAGGGGCCTTGATAGATAGCCgagaggccttgaaagatagtctGGAGGCGTGTTGGCTATCTTCAAAGGCCTTATTCCCGAGTGGCACTCTGTATTTGTTTTGTCAACGGCGTCCCGGTTTTCAGTCTTCATACATTCTCTCAACCACTTTGACACCTTCCCGCACCGTTCCAAGAGCTCTAGTACTAATACTTTGACCGAAAGGCAATCCAGAGACCGTAAGCACTGATTTTGACGAAGCCGACAGGCTTTACTTTGAGGCCACCACTGTGAGTTTTGACCCCCGAGACTTTTTTCTCGACTCCCTGAGAATCTTTTTTCTCAACCTCCTGAGAACTTCTTGACCCCCTGAGAACCTCGCTCATAACGAATACTGACAATTCTACAGATGGAGACTGTGCTCGACGTCTATGAAGTTGAAAACTCCCAGGGCGTTCTAGGCGCCATGGGTGGCCAAGGGCCCAACAACATTGCCCTGCCCCTGTTCAGAGCTGGCGTCAAGATGCTCGGTACCTCGCCTGAGATGATTGATTCTGCCGAGAACCGGTACAAATTCTCGCGTATGCTGGACCGCATTGGTGTCGATCAGCCTACCTGGAAGGAACTCACGAGCttcgaggaggccaaggcctTCTGCACCAAGGTCACTTACCCAGTGCTGGTCCGCCCCTCGTATGTTCTTTCCGGGGCTGCCATGAACACCGTCTACTCTGAGGGTGATCTCGAGTCCTACTTGAAGCAGGCCACCGCTGTGTCTCCCGAGCACCCTGTGGTCATCACCAAGTACATCGAGAACGCAAAGGAGATCGAGATGGACGCCGTGGCCAAGAACGGCAAGGTTGTTGGTCACTTTATTTCTGAGCACGTTGAGAACGCTGGTGTTCACTCCGGAGATGCCACTCTggttcttcctccccaggaCCTCGAGCCCACTACCATTCAGCGCATCGAGGACGCCACCCGCAAGATTGCTGATGCTCTCAACATCACTGGTCCCCTCAATATTCAGTTCATTGCCAAGGACAACGACATCAAAGTCATTGAGTGCAACGTTCGCGCGTCTCGCTCCTTCCCGTTCGTCTCCAAGGTCATGGGAGTGGATCTTATTGAGATGGCCACCAAGGCTATCATGGATGTTCCTTTCGAGGAGTATCCCAAGATCGATCGCACTGTTGACTCGGTTGCTGTCAAGGTCCCTCAGTTCAGTTTCTCGCGCCTGTCTGGTGCTGATCCTGTGCTGGGTGTTGAGATGGCCTCCACTGGTGAGGTCGCTTGCTTTGGCTCCGACAAGTATGAGGCTTACCTGAAGGGTCTCATGTCCACTGGCTTCAAGATCCCCAAGAAGAACATTCTGCTGTCTCTTGGTTCTTACAATGACAAGCTGGAACTTCTTCCCTCGGTCAAGAAGCTTGAGGAAATGGGCTACACCCTCTTTGCCACAGCAGGAACCTCCGACTTCCTGGCATCTCACGGAGTCAAGGCGCAGTACCTTGAGGTCCTTGGCAAGTCTGAACAGGAGGCTCAGAGAAGCGAGTACTCGCTGGTTGACCATCtgtccaacaacaagatcgaCTTGTACATCAACTTGCCATCCAGCAACAGATACAGGCGCCCGGCCAGCTACGTGAGCAAGGGCTACCTCACTCGTCGTCTGGCTGTTGACTACCAAGTTCCTTTGGTTACCAATGTCAAGAATGCCAAGATCCTGATCGAGGCTATCGCCAGGCATTTTGAGCTGGAGGTCGGCATCACCGATTATCAGACCAGCCACCGTACTGTTCAGCTGCCTGGCCTGGTCAACATCGCCGCCTATGTGCCCGGTCTGGCTGTTAGGGACAGCGGGGATCTCCAGAGTGTCACCAAGGCTTCGATTGCTGCCGGATTCAGCATGATTCGCGTCATGCCccttggagagggtgaaggcAACTCGATCACAGAGGCAAAGTCCCTCAAGATCGCCCAGCAGAACAGCAAGCGTGGTGGCTATTGCGACTTCAACTTCTCCGTCACCGCTACCTCTGACAATGCTGACAAAATCAGCCTTCTGGCCGGTGAAGTTGGCTCTCTGTTCATTCCTTTCAACCACATGTCAGGAAAGAACATCAGcaaggttgctgctgtccaAGCACACTTTGATGCCTGGCCAACTCacaagcccatcatcacGGATGCTCGCACCACTGACTTGGCCTCCATCTTGCTGCTTGCCAGCCTCCACAACCGCCGCATTCACGTCACCgctgtcaccaccaaggaTGACATCAGATTGATTGCTCTTTGCAAGGCAAAACAGATGAATGTCACGTGCGATGTGTCCATTTATTCCCTGTATCTGTCCCAGGATGGCTATCCTGACTGCAGCTTCCTGCCCACTGCCAGGGACCAGGCTGCTTTGTGGCAGCACCTTGCCACCATCGACGTCTTCTCTATTGGAAGCTTGCCCTACCAGCTCGCTCAAAAATTGGGGAAGCCAACTGATGCCACTGTTGGCATCGCCGATgcactccccctcctcttgacTTCGGTTGTCGAGGGCAAGCTCACTATTGAGGATATCATGACACGTCTCCATGACAAGCCCAAGGAGATCTTTGAGCTCCACGACCAGATTGGCACCACTTTGGAGGTCGAGGTTGGCCGCACCTACACCGTCCCTGAGACCGGCCCCTGGTCTCCCTTCGCTGGGAAGGTTCTGAATGGCGCTGTTCAGCGTGTGACATTCCAGGATCAGGTCGCATGCCTCGATGGCGTCGCCGTGGAAGGTCCCCCCAAGGGTAAGGACATGTCTACTCACGGAGCCATGCCTGccatcgccaccatcacctctccTGCCTTGAAGCCACTTAGCCAAGCGTTGTCCCCCTTGCCAGACTCGAGACTCCTTGCCTCTCCTGCCCGTGGCCCCTTCACAAACAAGTTGCAGCAGCTTCTTTCCATGGATTCCCCATTCAGGAAGAAGCATGTTCTTTCCGTGACATCTTACAGCAGGCAGGACCTGCACCATCTCTTCGACGTTGCTGAGGAGATTCGCAACCGCGTCGACCGCCAGGGTGTCCTTGACATTCTTCGCGGACGCCTGCTCGCCACCCTCTTCTACGAGCCGTCTACTCGCACCTCTGCCTCTTTCGATGCCGCCATGCAGCGTCTTGGCGGCCGCACCATTGCCATTACTACCTCGACTTCGTCGGTTCAGAAGGGTGAAACTCTCCATGACACGTTGAGGACGCTTGCCTGCTACGCAGACGCTGTCGTCCTCCGCCATCCTGATGAGAATTGCCTTGAGGTTGCCCCGATCATCCCTGTTCCCATTATCAACGGCGGTAACGGAAGCAAGGAGCACCCCACTCAAGCCTTCCTTGATCTCTTCACTATCCGTGAGGAATTTGGCTCCATGAAAGACTTGACCATCACCTTTGTTGGTGATCTCTTGCACGGAAGACCCGTCCACTCCCTTGTGTACCTCCTCAAGCACTACCGCGCCAACAACGTCAAGGTCAATCTGGTTTCCCCCAAGTCTCTGGCCTTGCCGAAGGATATCTATAGGGACCTCAAGGAAGCTGGCCAGATTCTCTTTGAGAGTGAGAGCCTTACTTCCCAGATCTTGGAGTCAACCGACGTGCTGTACGTCACCCGCGTGCAAAAGGAGCGCTTCGAGGATCTCGCCGAGTACGACAGAGTCAAGAACTCTTACCGCATCGACCAGAGCACTCTCCGTAACACAAAGCCCAGCATGCGCGTGATGCATCCTCTTCCCAGAAacgaggaggttgctgaggaggttgactTTGACCAGAGAGCCGCGTACTTCAGACAGGTGAgcaccccccctttttctttctcgttCCTGAATAAACACTGACATACGACAACAGATGAAACACGGTCTCCACTGCCGCATGGCTTTGCTCGCTCTTATTCTTTCTTAGAAGGAGTTGAGTTGATCATGACATCTATGGAATGACGTTTGCTTTATGTTCATTTCTTTCAATAGTTATTATATATGGGACGGATGGGACAAAGGATATGGATGGGAAAACTGGAAGGCATGTTGATTTTTGCGTTCTATTTGCTTTTCGAGTCAGTGGTATCTACGATAGATAGATCCTAGACCAAACGACTCTCCTGGACCGAGAGCGACCTTGgaacccttttttttcttctggtAGCATTTTCTTTGTTTGATGATATCTCATGACTTTGTACGAGTGATACCCTTTTGCATTGGGATGGCGTATGTATAGGTATGTTTTATGCACATGTATTTGGGTTGCATGTAGAGGCGTATGTgcgtttgggttgggtttggggtgctTTGTATTTATTGTATTTATATGTATCATTAGATATGTCCATAATTGGATAACAATTCAATAATATGCTtttttgtgttgtgttgtgtccTCTTTTTGTCCAGtgttgtgatgatggaatGGGATGGTATCGAGTGTAAGAACATACAGAATCTCAGCACGAGAATCGTCCCTCTCTGAATCATCTCCTGTTCCACCCGTCTGCGCGATGTCGGAAGAAAGCTAGGTGGCGTGAGGGCTCCTTTGATCAGATTGCGGCTTGATTATGTTTTGTTGCGTTTTGTTCTACCTGTTATGCATACATTCTACCGATAACTGAAGTAGATGAGAATTAGGTATGTCACTTTtagatgccaccaccactccgaTCCACGCTCACGTAGAGGTCTCCCGCCTTCCTCCGCGCCGACTCGTTCTCCCTggtgcgggaggaggagacttGCTGGACGGCGAGGGCTGTGAGGGTTAGGGCTAGGGTTGCGGCTGCTAGGCGAGGGTTGCGGCTGTGAAAAGGGGCGTGTTAGTCAGTGCTGGCAAAGGAATTGAAACtgtgagaggggagagaggggttTGGTGTAAGGACATAGAGTAATTTGATGACGTGGGGTAAGACTTTGCTGTGGTTGACATGAGAGGTGAAGTTGAACGCTCGACTTCCGAATCGGGAGAGAtaagatgagatgagatgagatatGATGGAGCATACCTCACGCCGCGCTTCATGGCGGGGGAAGAAgtagtagtggtggtggtagctgCGGCAGCTTGACAGATGGGAGTGTGGGAGGGCATTGTGATATGTGATGGGTGAGCTATCAAGACGTTGAAGTTATTGGAGAGGtatggtaggtaggtatgaaGTATGAAGGCGGTGAAGTAGACGGATGCGATGATGTTATGTCAAGCGTAGCGTGACGGATATAGCAACAAAGATCTTCAACGGGACAGAAGGTAAATAATGATGCTTCTCTGGATAACGGAATTGTTTTGCGAAAGGAGGAAGACAGAAAAGATCAAAACCCCTTGATCTGTTACTTTCTTTACTTTTGAGCTGCCCCAAACGTTCGAGGCCCGGTTCCTAGGGGGGCAACAGTGGCACGCGACCAGGTGCATTGCATGAGGCTAGCTAGTCGGTGTTAGTGTGCTGCTGCGTAGCAGTGTTGCTGCCCCGCGATAAGATTGGGCAGGGTGAGCTTGGCTGCCGGTGTTGGTTACCTAAGGTGGCGCACTGTACGGTTTTGATATCCGTCAGAGCacggtgtttttgttttgttgggtgaggttgaaggtggtAGGTTAGGTGCGGGGcattgggatgatgatgacatgacATGACTCGGAAGTTACCGTGTTTCTGGGTTGGGGACTTTCTGCTTTTGGCGGGAATGTCGCAGATGTTATGCAAGGAGGGGAAAGTAGGGACGTTTGGGGTTACACTGGGCTGATTGGCGATGAGGGCGGCGGTCATGGCGAGGATGTCATGAAATCAGAGAGGGAGAGTTtttgggcgaggaggagtgaCATGAGAGTTGAAATGACGTCCAACATTGAAGGTTTGGATGGCGTACGTTTTGACGGTTGACTAGAGGTGAGGAACTGTCAAGTTGAAGGTCAACAGCTAGTGTTTGCATGGCAGTGGTGGTCAAGCAGTGATGTCTGATGATGAGACATGTCTTGGGTAGTGAATTTTGAATGGCCATCATAATCTTGGAACTTCAAATTCCGTTGTCTACTGGAACATCAATCTTTCAAGAGTTCATTGAACCACTTTGTTGTTGGCGTTGCAGATGCATCAACACGTGGATGTGTCAGTCAATTAACGCGCAATGATTGGTCAAGAAGCTAGTATCAGTGGAGAGGTCTTCAACGCCTTAACCTATATtcttcaacatcagcaaGCCTCGTCAGAGTGAGGACGTGGTGTGCTGCATGGATATGGGCTTCGGGCTTGCATTTGGGAACAGTATCTGTAAGTATTTCCATTGGGACTCTTTCCGTTCCATGTTATATTGACTGACGAgcttgggcggcggcggcagatCAGAAGCTGGGAGCTCGGCGTGCTTGATAGGGCTGTTGGGGGCTGTGTAGCATGTAGCTGCAGCTCCTCGTTGTTCGGTTGGCGAATCGAGGGAGGCGGAATATTTGTATGTTGGATGGTTAATATGTTCAAATATGACTGGCGCTGGACCCGGCTGCTGCCTGGCTGAGGCATCCTCTTTCGTTGAGCCTCCATGACGAGCAGGCCGCGAATACCCTTTCAGTGCGCATTTGAGGACAACAGGTCGTTGCAGTTTTTAGGCTATCTCAAGGCTGGAATGTCCGACCATCTTCACGTTCCCATTCCAGTTCATCCATTGTTCTTTCAGAGGAGCTCCCCCGCGCTTTCCTTTCACACCGACAACGTGGCGGGGTAATTAGTTACCAGCTTAAACTTTGCTGACGACCGCCATCTTTGATATTGACCTTCAGTTTTCCTTCGGCTCGCGAGCTCGTGTGGCATCAAACTTAGCTTGTACCAATTCCCTATCGCTTGCTGGCTCGCATCATCAGCATTCGCTGCCTATACCGTCGTACGGAAAAGCGTCATggagcaacaacaacttATCGACGACTTGGCGAGTACGCCCAGTCCACCGGCACAAGACAATATGCCTATGGCTACTGAATCTGGATCACCAAGAGCTGTAACCTTCAGTGAGCCCCAACCGGAgcccccaaaaccacatcaaccccatcctGCGACTCGAAATGCCATGCAGCAGAACTTCATGGACATCGTGGCTACCAGATGCCACCTCGCCCCAGCCAAAGGCAAAGATACCTCCGTCTTGGccttcatcatctttcccAAAGACTACATTGGAACCACTTGTGACGGCGGCCGATGGGGTGATTTCAAGCTCCGTATGAGCTACGATTCGCTCATCGCTCTCAATTCTGCCAAGATCAACAACATGTTCAAACCCCGGGCCCAGGAGCGGTTCCGTCGCCGACTGGCTACTGACCTAGGTGTGAAAGACCTGCCGGAAGGCGTCAAGTATGTTCTGGACTTCACGCCTCCGGTTGAGGGAGCTGAGCTAGCAGACCTTACTGCGAAGCTCTGGCTGCCTAAGATGGTCAAATTGTGGTTTCTTGCTGGCCACTATTCGCCAGACCCAGTCCTCAAATGTTTCCAAGATACTGATTTCCGGAGCCGGCTGATGGCAGACTCTGCAGTTGGCGCCATCATGGTAATGGGGCATGATGATATTTGCAGACGTCAGAACTGTGAGCTTTGTTGCCTCGTTAGATGTGGCTTTCTTGTTGCTAATGGTGCGATTTAGGCCTTACTGATGCATCTCCGTGGGAAGTTGACGGTAGTTGCCCGGGAATTGTTCCCGATGACGAAAGTACCCCGATGTGCCACATCCCCCTTTGGCGAAGAATTGAGGATTATTGTCCTATACGGCATCGTGTCTGCATCATGCGTGTTTTGCAGGCGATCAACGGGAAGGATCTGATGCTGAATTCGGCAGTAAGAATGTGGACCGTCGCACAAGTGGCCATCTCTCTGGAGGTTCCA belongs to Podospora bellae-mahoneyi strain CBS 112042 chromosome 6, whole genome shotgun sequence and includes:
- the URA2 gene encoding Carbamoyl-phosphate synthase (MEROPS:MER0060647; COG:F; EggNog:ENOG503NW85); translated protein: MEAKLYAPATAPLTSSEKLVTLELQDGVVYQGYSFGAPKSIAGELVFQTGMVGYPESVTDPSYRGQILVITFPLVGNYGVPSRETMCELLKDLPAHFESHQIHIAGLVVATYAGEDYSHYLATSSLGAWLKEEGIPAMYGVDTRALTKRIREEGSMLGRMLLQNDSLADLAALNKAGQDWRPYFEQLEWVDPNKKNLVAEVSIKKPKLYSPPSASALKHSTGRSIRILCLDVGMKYNQLRCFLKRGVEVLVCPWDYDFSKEEYDGLFISNGPGDPAVMKDTVKHISDALAENKTPIFGICLGHQLLARASGAQTVKLKFGNRGHNIPCTSMVTGKCHITSQNHGYAVDAATLPTGWQELFVNANDGSNEGIMHVDKPHFSVQFHPESTPGPRDTEFLFDVFIQTVVKASEDNSVLQKPVHFPGGTVEENNKLHPRVSVKKVLVLGSGGLSIGQAGEFDYSGSQAIKALKEEGIYTVLINPNIATIQTSKGLADKVYFLPVNAEFVRKVIIHEKPDAIYCTFGGQTALSVGIQLKDEFESLGVKVLGTPIDTIITTEDRELFARSMDSIGEKCAKSASANNLEEAMHVVKDIGFPVIVRAAYALGGLGSGFANNEDELRELCSKAFAASPQVLIERSMKGWKEVEYEVVRDCQDNCITVCNMENFDPLGIHTGDSIVVAPSQTLSDEDYNMLRTTAVNVIRHLGVVGECNIQYALNPFSKEYCIIEVNARLSRSSALASKATGYPLAFIAAKLGLGIPLKDIKNSVTKVTCACFEPSLDYVVVKMPRWDLKKFNRVSSQLGSSMKSVGEVMSIGRTFEEAIQKAIRSIDFHNLGFNKTESALISLDDELQTPSDQRLFAIANAMYNGYSVKRIWELTQIDKWFLDRLMGLIDYAKHMEGLKGQSLNANTLLRAKQLGFSDRQIANFVGSSELLVRDVRTKAGITPFVKQIDTVAAEFPAYTNYLYTTYNASEHDIAFNDRGVMVLGSGVYRIGSSVEFDWCSVRAIRTLMESGIKTVMMNCNPETVSTDFDEADRLYFEATTMETVLDVYEVENSQGVLGAMGGQGPNNIALPLFRAGVKMLGTSPEMIDSAENRYKFSRMLDRIGVDQPTWKELTSFEEAKAFCTKVTYPVLVRPSYVLSGAAMNTVYSEGDLESYLKQATAVSPEHPVVITKYIENAKEIEMDAVAKNGKVVGHFISEHVENAGVHSGDATLVLPPQDLEPTTIQRIEDATRKIADALNITGPLNIQFIAKDNDIKVIECNVRASRSFPFVSKVMGVDLIEMATKAIMDVPFEEYPKIDRTVDSVAVKVPQFSFSRLSGADPVLGVEMASTGEVACFGSDKYEAYLKGLMSTGFKIPKKNILLSLGSYNDKLELLPSVKKLEEMGYTLFATAGTSDFLASHGVKAQYLEVLGKSEQEAQRSEYSLVDHLSNNKIDLYINLPSSNRYRRPASYVSKGYLTRRLAVDYQVPLVTNVKNAKILIEAIARHFELEVGITDYQTSHRTVQLPGLVNIAAYVPGLAVRDSGDLQSVTKASIAAGFSMIRVMPLGEGEGNSITEAKSLKIAQQNSKRGGYCDFNFSVTATSDNADKISLLAGEVGSLFIPFNHMSGKNISKVAAVQAHFDAWPTHKPIITDARTTDLASILLLASLHNRRIHVTAVTTKDDIRLIALCKAKQMNVTCDVSIYSLYLSQDGYPDCSFLPTARDQAALWQHLATIDVFSIGSLPYQLAQKLGKPTDATVGIADALPLLLTSVVEGKLTIEDIMTRLHDKPKEIFELHDQIGTTLEVEVGRTYTVPETGPWSPFAGKVLNGAVQRVTFQDQVACLDGVAVEGPPKGKDMSTHGAMPAIATITSPALKPLSQALSPLPDSRLLASPARGPFTNKLQQLLSMDSPFRKKHVLSVTSYSRQDLHHLFDVAEEIRNRVDRQGVLDILRGRLLATLFYEPSTRTSASFDAAMQRLGGRTIAITTSTSSVQKGETLHDTLRTLACYADAVVLRHPDENCLEVAPIIPVPIINGGNGSKEHPTQAFLDLFTIREEFGSMKDLTITFVGDLLHGRPVHSLVYLLKHYRANNVKVNLVSPKSLALPKDIYRDLKEAGQILFESESLTSQILESTDVLYVTRVQKERFEDLAEYDRVKNSYRIDQSTLRNTKPSMRVMHPLPRNEEVAEEVDFDQRAAYFRQMKHGLHCRMALLALILS
- a CDS encoding hypothetical protein (EggNog:ENOG503PR5T); translation: MPSHTPICQAAAATTTTTTSSPAMKRGVSRNPRLAAATLALTLTALAVQQVSSSRTRENESARRKAGDLYVSVDRSGGGI